The genomic interval CATTTTGGCGAAGAGTACGTGACTCCTTTGTAGGCGATTTTGAACGTAATAAGTAGAAAGGTTTTTGATCATGACATTATTTCAACTTCAATGGACGATCACAAAGAAGGACGCTGGAAAGCTTGTGTTGGATTTTATTAAAGAAAAGAAAATCTCGAAACGAGCATTAACAGATATTAAATTCAATGGTGGAGATATCCTCGTTAATGCGGTTCATGTTACCGTTCGTTACAATCTTAAGGAAGATGATGTTCTTACTGTTATTTTTCCAAAAGAAGAAAGAGGAGGAGGACTTGTAGCTGATGATGTCCCTTTTACAATTGTGTATGAGGATGATCATTGCTTAGTAGTTGATAAACCGCCATATGTTCCCTCTATCCCGTCTCGGGAACATCAAAAAGGTACGTTAGCAAATGGATTAATCAACTATTATCAACAACAGCAAATTCCTTCAACGATTCATATTGTTAATCGATTAGATAAGGATACTTCAGGTTTGATGCTTGTTGCAAAGCATCGATTTGCTCATTCCTTGTTTTCAGATCAGCAAAAGAAAAAGGACATTCATCGTACATATGAAGCGATTGTTCATGGCGTGATCGATCAGCAAAATGGAACAATTGTCAAGCCGATCGGCCGTAAAAAAGACAGTATCATTGAGCGGGAAGTTTGTGAAGATGGTCAAGAAGCAGTTACACATTTTCAAGTACTGAATTCTTTTGAAAACAAAACACATGTAAAATTAGTTCTCGAAACTGGCCGAACACACCAAATTCGGGTTCACCTTTCATCAATTGGACATCCATTATGCGGTGATACATTATACGGTGGAGATGAGACTGAAATTAAACGACAAGCACTTCATAGTTCCCACCTTTCATTTCTGCATCCATTGTTAGAAAAAGAGTTTCAGTTTTCAGCACAGCTGCCAAATGATATGAAAAGATTAATTCATGAAGACCCACTACGAAAGTAAGTGGGTTTTTTACTATTTAAACCCTAACTAAAGTTGCAAGTCTCAGGGTTATAGTTATCCGCTGCCATAAGTAGTTGATGTGCATGTACAGCCAGAATGCATGAAGGTTGCTTATCTAAATCTTGATTCATCATAAGGTAAGGTGGAATCTACAGACATTAGCTCATCTTCTGGATAACGATAGGCAGTCAGTTTATTACCAAAAACAGCTCCTGTATCAATATTTATTGTTTGATTTGTACGTTTTGGTTCTTTGATCGGTGTATGACCATAGACAATAAATGCTTTTCCTTTGTAATGCTGTGCCCAATCACGACGTACAGGTGTACCATCTGGATTTGTTTTGCCTGTAATATCGCCATATAATACGAATGTTTTTACAGCGTTTCCCATCTTTCCTATGTAATCTTCGCGAATTCCTGCATGTGCTACAATTAACTTTCCATTATCAACAACTTGGTAAAGTGGTGCTGACTCGTAAAGCCAAATAAACTTCTTTTTTATCTCTTCTTGCTGACTGTTAGTAAGTGCATCATACTCAGCAACCGTTGTTTCAAGTCCATGTGTGACTTGCACCTTATTTCCTAAAAAATAACGGTAAAGTTTGTTGCAATGGTTTCCTGGTGAATAAAAAGCTTTCTTTTCTTTTATCAGACGATAAACAACCTCAATTACTTTTAAGGAGTTAGGTCCACGATCTGTTAAATCACCAACAAATGAGAGTTTTCGATTGTTAGGATGAACCGGAATCCCTGACGACCAATCATACCCAAGCTTTTTCGTTAACGCCTCAAATTCAGCAAAACATCCATGGATATCACCAACAACATCAATATTCATTGACTCACCTCATTATAAAATGGACTAATCTCCGGTTAAACGGGTTCAGTCAAAAAAAGGTACCCATTTAATAGGGTACCATCTTTTTAGTCAAACATGTATTTTCTTGTACGTGATCGGACATTTAGGACGATTCCGATAGCGACCATATAGGTTGCGAGCGAGCTGCCTCCATAGCTTACAAAAGGCAGTGGAAGACCTGTGATTGGGAGTAAACCGATTGTCATCCCAATGTTTTGGAAAACTTGGAATGTAATCATACCTATTACACCCGTACATAAATAGCTGCCAAATGGATCATTGCTTTCTAATGAAATATGAATCATTCGATAAATTAATAAGAAGAAGAGTGAAACAACAATACTCCCTCCGATAAATCCAAATTGTTCAGAGATAATGGCAAAGATAAAGTCAGTATGTGCCTCTGGTAGATAAACTTCTAGATTTTGATAGCCTTTTCCAATTAGTTCACCTGAGCCAATTGCAAGTAAAGATTTTACAAGTTGGAAACCTTGTTCTCCTGCATATTCAAATGGATTTAACCAGCCATAAAATCTGCTAAGCTGATATTCTTGTCCGCCCAATATATATTTAAGGAAAAAATCAGGAAATTTAATAAAAATAAATATACCAGTACCCATCACAGTAACAACGGAAATAACAGCTGTTAAAATAATACGCCATTTAATTCCTGATACTAAAATGAGTGAACCAATAATCGCACAAAATACCATTGTCATCCCCATATCGGGCTGTCTTACTAAAAGAAGGACCGGAGGAGCTGCAGCTGCTGCTATCTTTCCTATTAAAATAAAATCATCTTTTACAGTATTTCTTGAGTATTTTTCACGATGATCAGCAATAATTTTACTCAGTACGATAATCATAAAGATCTTCATTAGTTCTGATGGCTGGAAGTTACCAAGAGGTCCAAGTTTATACCAACTTGTTGCACCCTTAATCGTTTGAACAATTGGAGCAGGTAATATTTCGAGACCAAGTAACAGTAAGAGCCCAAAGCCATATAAATACCATGAGAGCTGTTTAAAGCGATCATAGTCAATAAGCATTGTCATGGCAACAGCAAATATACCTATTACGTACCACTGTATTTGTTTAAGTGAGAAATTTATACTTTGCAGAGTTTCTGGTAAGGTCAATTCTGCACTTTTAATCGCAACTGTACTTACAATTGCTAATAAAAACATAATAAATATTAATGTATAATCTATTTGTTGTTGAGGGGATTTTTCATTTGTCATATTCGATCCCTTTCTAATCTTATAGGTTGAAGATAATATCTTTGTCATTGTATCATTAACCATCTTAATCAAATGTGAACAATTTGCAAAGAATCATTTATACTCATTGGTCATTCACCAAATTACTTTTTTAAAAAGGATTTATTAGGTTCTTGTAAATAAGCAAAATTTTTCATACCAATGTTATTGAATTAATTGTAAAGTTCTACTGTTATCATATAGAATATTATCGTATAAATAAGGAATTGTGCAATATGTAGAATGATCGATAAAATTGTCGAATGCAATAGACATTTCTCTATTTTACATGAATAAGTTATTTTTTAAATAACTAAATTATTACATCTGAGAGGAGGAGGCTAAACATGTCTGATGAAAGAGAAAAACTAGAATTGGAAGAGGAAGCATTGCTTTCTGCTTTATCAAGTCATAGTGTGGATGAATTTCGTAAGATTTACTTAGAGCTTCATCCATATGATCAGGCAAAGTTTTTTGTGAAACTAGATGAGCACGACAGGTCAACCTTGTATACATACCTCTCTCCAGAAGAAATGGCTGCTGTCTTTGAGAATATTAAAGATGAAGATGATCAATATGAGACGTATT from Metabacillus sediminilitoris carries:
- a CDS encoding RluA family pseudouridine synthase — protein: MTLFQLQWTITKKDAGKLVLDFIKEKKISKRALTDIKFNGGDILVNAVHVTVRYNLKEDDVLTVIFPKEERGGGLVADDVPFTIVYEDDHCLVVDKPPYVPSIPSREHQKGTLANGLINYYQQQQIPSTIHIVNRLDKDTSGLMLVAKHRFAHSLFSDQQKKKDIHRTYEAIVHGVIDQQNGTIVKPIGRKKDSIIEREVCEDGQEAVTHFQVLNSFENKTHVKLVLETGRTHQIRVHLSSIGHPLCGDTLYGGDETEIKRQALHSSHLSFLHPLLEKEFQFSAQLPNDMKRLIHEDPLRK
- the prpE gene encoding bis(5'-nucleosyl)-tetraphosphatase PrpE; the protein is MNIDVVGDIHGCFAEFEALTKKLGYDWSSGIPVHPNNRKLSFVGDLTDRGPNSLKVIEVVYRLIKEKKAFYSPGNHCNKLYRYFLGNKVQVTHGLETTVAEYDALTNSQQEEIKKKFIWLYESAPLYQVVDNGKLIVAHAGIREDYIGKMGNAVKTFVLYGDITGKTNPDGTPVRRDWAQHYKGKAFIVYGHTPIKEPKRTNQTINIDTGAVFGNKLTAYRYPEDELMSVDSTLPYDESRFR
- a CDS encoding FtsW/RodA/SpoVE family cell cycle protein, translated to MTNEKSPQQQIDYTLIFIMFLLAIVSTVAIKSAELTLPETLQSINFSLKQIQWYVIGIFAVAMTMLIDYDRFKQLSWYLYGFGLLLLLGLEILPAPIVQTIKGATSWYKLGPLGNFQPSELMKIFMIIVLSKIIADHREKYSRNTVKDDFILIGKIAAAAAPPVLLLVRQPDMGMTMVFCAIIGSLILVSGIKWRIILTAVISVVTVMGTGIFIFIKFPDFFLKYILGGQEYQLSRFYGWLNPFEYAGEQGFQLVKSLLAIGSGELIGKGYQNLEVYLPEAHTDFIFAIISEQFGFIGGSIVVSLFFLLIYRMIHISLESNDPFGSYLCTGVIGMITFQVFQNIGMTIGLLPITGLPLPFVSYGGSSLATYMVAIGIVLNVRSRTRKYMFD